The Brachionichthys hirsutus isolate HB-005 chromosome 1, CSIRO-AGI_Bhir_v1, whole genome shotgun sequence genome has a window encoding:
- the LOC137918330 gene encoding cyclin-dependent kinase-like 5, which translates to MNKFEVLGIVGEGAYGVVLKCRHKDTNELVAIKKFKDSEENEEVKETTLRELKMLRTLKQDNIVELKEAFRRRGKLYLVFEYVERNMLELLEELPNGAPPDKVRSYIYQLIKAINWCHKNEIVHRDIKPENLLISAEDVLKLCDFGFARNLSEGTDANYTEYVATRWYRSPELLLGAPYGKAVDMWSVGCILGELSDGQPLFPGESEIDQLFTIQKVLGPLPAEQMKLFYNNPRFHGIRFPSVTHPQTLERRFQGIMSGLVLDLMKNLLLLNPTERYLTEQSLNHPAFQPLRQAERERPPPASPNPPRSSKRKTHHHGENTVPTRSHTKSTSRRSTSKECSSLPRHGDLHHLNNKSFLNGNKQPPSSLSPTLHPKGQYMSQTLNRSASSNKDLANNNLPHLLSPKEPKGKTEFDFSMGPSPKLPDQGHGVKYSHSKPNSSRAQQQQQHQQAGRHTFLEGKTNTLQSVAEKQHGRHAHNMADSAHGSMSSSSKSSTSYLSLSKSHSALSDAKSVGNLSDGRLHPDDPNANMTTGVGPNARFFPASCLDLNTPAGPPGLPGSPSSRHADRSGHSPASRSSGNARMESSTLDSSSRHKSRHKSSAPEEAGAPELLDPGGAGMPSTHTLPSPHESYHYGLGYTSPFSSQQRPQRHSMYVRRERHRPHGNEGGMAGLPPPGQTIPTRASSLQLLSPQLQHRTALAGHSVSSSREDCTDDMTRNEQSPKDMSHPCVPIKDSTRDNTAAFHTQRSKNEVGMYHDPHVEDGGSSKENRMIFTESMPRRVGSFYRVPSPRPDNSSFHDAVGQGRGPGGPVVPVDPVALANHSKRQTAFDWTAAESMVMNPPEPTKEKEKQGFFRAIKKKKKKTQITDLEDGRNPSIKKSLFPLFSSKNSLKHNAAVKVLPVVASPMVPGNGQEHLSLQRSSKSSSHHSSRRKNRERSRDRDREQSRDRDRERERERERGRERERVNDWPPDKPVDSHSQNQPLKSLRRLLHLSPSSSNQGQLPPPPPPPPPDLRFQASLTNPPQPSTKASYSENRGHTDSRGHSGLSSSTQAKSRKPSYALPGQIESSWHVSALQRAEGSQFTPEQLGLKPGQNGPTFTRASRTRMPNLNDLKETAL; encoded by the exons ATGAATAAGTTTGAAGTCCTTGGCATTGTGGGAGAAG GAGCATATGGCGTGGTGCTCAAGTGCAGACATAAG GATACCAATGAGCTGGTGGCAATTAAGAAGTTCAAAGACAGCGAAG AAAATGAGGAGGTCAAGGAGACGACTCTTCGGGAGCTGAAGATGCTTCGGACGCTGAAGCAGGACAACATCGTGGAGCTGAAGGAGGCTTTTCGCAGGAGGGGGAAACTCTACCTTGTCTTTGAATACGTTGAGAGG AACATGCTGGAGCTTTTGGAGGAGCTGCCCAACGGGGCACCGCCTGATAAAGTCCGCAGCTACATCTACCAGCTCATCAAAGCCATCAACTGGTGTCATAAGAATGAGATCGTGCACAGAG ACATCAAGCCAGAGAACCTGCTCATCAGTGCCGAGGATGTTCTCAAACTCTGTGACTTCG GTTTTGCTCGTAACCTGTCTGAAGGAACCGACGCCAACTACACTGAGTACGTAGCAACAAGGTGGTACCGTTCACCGGAGCTGCTGCTAGG GGCTCCCTATGGAAAGGCAGTGGACATGTGGTCAGTGGGGTGCATCCTCGGGGAGCTGAGTGATGGGCAGCCCTTGTTTCCGGGAGAAAGTGAAATAGATCAG CTCTTCACCATTCAGAAGGTTTTGGGGCCACTGCCTGCAGAACAGATGAAACTCTTCTACAACAACCCTCGCTTTCATGGAATCAGG tttCCCTCTGTTACTCATCCTCAGACTTTGGAGAGACGGTTTCAAGGCATCATGAGTGGTCTGGTGTTGGATCTGATGAAG AacttgttgctgctgaaccccaCTGAGCGCTACCTGACAGAGCAGAGCCTCAACCATCCAGCCTTTCAGCCCCTGAggcaagcagagagagagcgccCTCCTCCCGCATCGCCCAACCCGCCGCGCTCGTCCAAGAGGAAAACACACCATCACGGAGAGAACACAGTTCCTACAAG GAGCCATACTAAGAGCACAAGCCGGCGCTCTACCAGCAAAGAATGTTCCAGCCTCCCTCGACATGGCGACCTCCATCACCTTAACAATAAGAGTTTCCTCAATGGTAACAAGCAGCCCCCGTCCAGTTTAAGTCCTACGCTCCACCCGAAGGGCCAGTACATGTCCCAGACCCTCAATCGTTCTGCCTCATCCAACAAAGATCTGGCCAACAACAACCTGCCACACCTCCTCAGTCCCAAAGAGCCCAAAGGAAAGACAGAGTTTGATTTCAGCATGGGACCCTCCCCAAAGCTGCCGGACCAGGGGCACGGGGTGAAGTACAGCCACAGCAAACCGAACTCTTCTCgcgctcagcagcagcagcagcatcaacagGCTGGCCGACACACTTTCCTGGAAGGCAAGACCAACACATTGCAGTCTGTGGCAGAGAAGCAACATGGCAGACATGCCCACAATATGGCCGACTCTGCCCACGGatccatgtcctcctcctcaaagAGTTCAACTTCATATCTCAGCCTGTCCAAAAGTCACAGTGCGCTGAGCGATGCCAAATCTGTAGGGAACCTCAGCGATGGCCGACTCCACCCAGATGACCCAAATGCCAACATGACAACAGGGGTGGGACCCAACGCCCGCTTTTTCCCCGCCAGTTGTTTAGACCTCAACACCCCTGCAGGTCCCCCGGGCCTGCCCGGCAGCCCCTCCAGTCGACACGCCGATCGGTCGGGGCACAGCCCCGCTTCTCGTAGCAGCGGCAACGCCCGCATGGAGAGCAGCACACTGGACTCCTCATCCAGGCACAAGTCCAGACATAAATCTTCAGCGCCAG AAGAGGCCGGTGCGCCAGAGCTCTTGGatccaggaggagcagggatGCCCTCCACTCACACTCTGCCTTCTCCACATGAGTCATATCATTATGGCTTGGGATATAcctcccctttctcctcccAACAACGGCCTCAACGCCACTCCATGTACGTGAGGAGGGAGCGCCACCGACCTCACGGGAACGAGGGCGGGATGGCTGGCTTGCCGCCGCCGGGGCAGACGATACCAACACGTGCCAGCAGCCTGCAGCTTCTCTCCCCTCAGCTGCAGCACCGGACCGCCCTCGCCGGACACTCCGTGAGCTCCTCCAGAGAGGACTGCACTGATGACATGACAAGG AATGAGCAGTCCCCCAAAGACATGAGCCACCCTTGTGTCCCCATCAAAGACTCCACGAGGGACAACACAGCTGCTTTTCACACACAGCGCTCTAAAAATGAG GTGGGCATGTATCATGACCCCCATGTCGAGGATGGAGGCTCCTCCAAGGAGAACCGAATGATCTTCACGGAGTCCATGCCTCGGCGAGTTGGCAGCTTCTACCGAG TCCCCTCCCCCAGGCCAGATAACTCCTCTTTCCATGACGCTGTCGGGCAGGGTCGAGGTCCAGGTGGGCCTGTGGTACCTGTAGATCCCGTTGCCCTGGCCAACCACTCCAAACGCCAGACAGCTTTTGACTG GACTGCTGCCGAGTCAATGGTCATGAATCCTCCAGAGCCCaccaaagagaaggagaagcaaGGCTTCTTCAGggcaattaaaaagaaaaagaagaagacacaaATA ACAGACTTGGAGGACGGAAGGAACCCCAGCATCAAGAAAagcctttttcctctctttagCTCTAAGAATAGCCTAAAGCACAACGCGGCTGTCAAAGTCCTCCCTGTAGTCGCCTCACCTATG GTTCCTGGTAACGGGCAAGAACACCTGTCCCTGCAGAGGAGCTCCAAGTCGTCCTCTCACCACAGCAGCCGACGGAAAAACCGTGAGCGGTCCAGGGACAGGGACCGGGAACAGAGCCGTGAtcgagacagagagcgagaacgagagagggaaagggggagggagagagagagagtcaatgACTGGCCTCCTGACAAACCAGTAGACTCACATTCTCAG AATCAACCACTCAAGTCACTTCGGAGGCTCCTTCACCTCTCCCCTTCTTCCTCAAATCAAGgacagcttcctcctcctcctcctcctcctcctccagacctgCGCTTCCAAGCCTCACTCACCAACCCCCCGCAGCCCTCCACCAAAGCGAGCTACTCTGAGAATCGAGGCCACACTGACAGTAGAGGCCACTCCGGGCTAAGCAGCTCCACCCAGGCTAAGAGCCGCAAACCCAGCTACGCCCTCCCCGGACAGATCGAGTCCAGCTGGCACGTGTCGGCATTACAGCGGGCGGAGGGCTCTCAGTTCACCCCCGAACAGCTGGGCCTCAAACCAGGACAGAATGGGCCCACCTTTACCCGAGCCTCCCGCACCAGGATGCCAAATCTCAATGACCTGAAGGAAACCGCGCTGTAA
- the LOC137897779 gene encoding retinoschisin-like, translating into MVLNSQAVLLAFLLLCANVFISIRAQEAGVSDVWTSKSCKCDCEGGESPTEASSIGTVREWDCMPECPYHRPLGFEAGSVSPDQITCSSQDQYTGWFSSWLPSRARLNNQGFGCAWLSKFQDSNQWLQIDLRDVKVVSGVLTQGRCDADEWITKYSIQYRTDETLNWIYYKDQTGNNRVFYGNSDRSASVQNLLRPPIIARYIRILPLGWHTRIALRLELLLCMNKCT; encoded by the exons ATGGTTCTCAACTCACAGGCTGTCCTGCTGgccttccttctcctctgcgCTAACG TGTTCATCAGCATTCGTGCTCAAGAG GCGGGAGTGTCAGATGTGTGGACAAGCAAGTCTTGTAAATGTGACTGTGAAGGAGGAGAATCCCCGACTGAGGCTTCCTCCATTGGGACGGTGAGAGAATGGGACTGCATGCCGG AATGTCCTTATCACAGGCCTCTGGGCTTCGAGGCTGGATCAGTGAGCCCAGACCAGATCACCTGCTCCAGCCAGGACCAGTACACGGGCTGGTTCTCCTCATGGCTCCCGAGCAGGGCCCGGCTCAACAACCAGGGCTTCGG gtgtGCCTGGCTGTCTAAGTTCCAGGACAGCAATCAATGGCTGCAGATTGACCTGAGGGACGTTAAGGTGGTGTCAGGCGTCCTCACTCAGGGCCGCTGCGATGCTGATGAGTGGATCACCAAGTACAGCATTCAGTACCGCACCGATGAAACGCTCAACTGGATCTATTATAAAGACCAGACTGGAAACAACAGG gtgTTTTATGGCAACTCTGACCGCTCCGCCTCTGTGCAGAACCTCCTGCGGCCCCCCATCATTGCCCGTTACATCCGCATCCTCCCCCTCGGATGGCACACGCGCATCGCCTTGCGCCTGGAGCTCCTGCTCTGCATGAACAAATGCACCTGA